A region of Toxorhynchites rutilus septentrionalis strain SRP chromosome 1, ASM2978413v1, whole genome shotgun sequence DNA encodes the following proteins:
- the LOC129779273 gene encoding bumetanide-sensitive sodium-(potassium)-chloride cotransporter-like isoform X3 translates to MLLLLHREPLPRLEYYRTSKRGLKRPSIGELHGEQDRKPDADAGKDDKPDGTGQGHKLGWIEGVLIPCLLNIWGVMLFLRLSWVVAQAGILHTLLIIGVSYLVCVITTLSLSAICTNGQVKGGGIYYLISRSLGPEFGASVGVVFAFANSVAASLNTIGFCNALNDLLRSYDTKIVDGDVNDVRIVGTLAIIVMVIICAVGMEWEAKAQNLLIVTIVVAIFTFLIGVIMGPSGEGEIARGFLGFSGEVFAVNLHADFRFSENTAQTFFTVFGIFFPSVTGIQAGANICGDLKDPATAIPKGTLLALVISAISYVTFVFFAGSAALRDGSGDIADFVNGTFPSCTAEGNCAYGLHNDYTVMQLMSASSGVIYAGCFAATLSTALTNLLSVPRIIQALGIDRIYPGLIFFSKGYGKHGEPYRGYGLVLIISVSFVLIANINAIAPLISNFYLASYALINFCTFHAAIVKPLGWRPSFRYYHPLLSLIGSVLCIAIMFMIDYIYTIVTIVVIFVLYLVVVYRQPDVNWGSSTQEQTYKSALSSTLQLQRIGDHVKNYHPSVLVLTGNPLNRSPLVDMAHLITKNHSLMIVGDIIRERRSHRKRHEVNAECTKFLEIRKIRGFYQPIDGVSFADGVHALIQTSGVGKLSPNIVLLGYKADWVSCPAEDLRGYYDALNDSLECRMALVILRLPHGLDFSHLTTEIVSGEESMGNHRAAVSSITRNGFKNGHGPFHVDLESMAASSDITMAPSTPVPEPRYRPLDESIIYSTRGGSSVPRETLDRLGIFQRKQPKGTIDVWWLYDDGGLTMLIPHIMSMRSKWSQCEIRVFALANRQMELEVEQRNMNNLLTQLRLQYTSLTMLQGVMDSPQQATIDMHRRLLERFVVGNGAGEAELSALKEKTHRQLRLREMLLENSSKANLIVMSMPMPRLRTISAPIYMSWLEMLTKDMPPFLLVRGNQTSVLTFYS, encoded by the exons GATGCGGACGCCGGGAAGGACGACAAACCGGATGGCACCGGCCAGGGCCACAAGCTGGGATGGATCGAGGGCGTACTGATCCCCTGTCTGCTCAACATCTGGGGCGTGATGCTGTTCCTGCGTCTCAGCTGGGTCGTTGCGCAGGCCGGGATTCTTCACACCCTGCTTATCATTGGCGTTTCGTACCTGGTGTGCGTGATCACCACCCTCTCGCTTTCGGCGATCTGCACCAACGGACAGGTTAAGGGGGGTGGCATATATTATCTGATTTCAAGATCGTTGGGACCGGAGTTTGGGGCATCGGTCGGGGTGGTGTTCGCCTTCGCGAACTCGGTAGCCGCCTCGCTGAACACTATCGGGTTCTGCAATGCGCTGAATGATCTGCTGA GATCGTACGACACAAAGATCGTCGACGGGGACGTGAATGACGTCCGCATCGTTGGCACACTGGCGATCATCGTGATGGTCATCATCTGCGCCGTCGGGATGGAGTGGGAAGCGAAGGCCCAGAATCTGCTCATCGTCACCATCGTGGTAGCCATTTTCACGTTCCTGATCGGGGTGATCATGGGACCGAGCGGTGAGGGCGAAATCGCCCGTGGATTTCTGGGATTCTCGGGCGAAGTGTTCGCCGTTAATTTGCACGCAGACTTCCGGTTCAGCGAGAATACGGCCCAGACGTTCTTCACCGTGTTCGGGATCTTCTTCCCGAGCGTTACAGGCATCCAGGCGGGGGCAAACATTTGTGGCGATTTGAAGGACCCGGCGACGGCTATTCCCAAGGGAACGCTGCTCGCGTTGGTCATCTCGGCGATATCGTACGTGACATTTGTATTCTTCGCTGGATCGGCCGCACTGCGAGATGGCTCCGGGGATATAGCGGATTTTGTGAATGGGACTTTCCCGTCCTGTACGGCCGAAGGC AACTGTGCGTATGGTCTGCACAACGATTACACCGTAATGCAGTTGATGTCAGCATCCAGCGGGGTGATTTACGCTGGCTGCTTTGCAGCCACCCTCAGCACGGCACTGACCAATCTTCTGTCGGTGCCAAGAATTATTCAAGCTCTGGGCATCGATCGCATCTATCCGGGATTGATATTTTTCTCGAAGGGATACGGTAAACACGGGGAACCTTACCGCGGCTACGGCTTGGTGCTCATAATCTCCGtgtcgtttgttttgattgcgaACATCAACGCGATCGCTCCGTTAATTTCTAACTTTTATCTGGCTTCGTACGCGTTGATCAACTTCTGTACCTTTCACGCGGCCATCGTGAAGCCTCTGGGCTGGAGACCATCCTTCCGATACTACCACCCCCTGTTAAGCCTCATCGGATCGGTACTCTGTATCGCCATCATGTTCATGATCGACTACATCTACACCATAGTGACAATCGTGGTGATCTTTGTTCTCTATCTGGTCGTTGTGTACCGCCAGCCGGACGTCAACTGGGGCTCCAGCACGCAGGAACAGACCTACAAGAGCGCTCTGTCTTCAACGCTGCAGCTGCAGCGCATTGGAGATCACGTCAAGAACTACCACCCCTCAGTGCTGGTCCTCACGGGGAACCCCCTGAATCGATCCCCACTGGTGGACATGGCTCATCTCATAACCAAGAATCATTCGCTCATGATCGTGGGCGATATCATCCGGGAGCGCCGATCGCACCGCAAGCGTCACGAGGTGAACGCGGAGTGCACGAAATTTTTGGAGATCCGAAAGATCCGTGGGTTCTATCAACCCATCGATGGGGTATCGTTCGCGGATGGTGTCCACGCGCTCATACAGACCTCCGGGGTGGGTAAGCTTTCGCCCAATATAGTGCTGCTAGGTTACAAGGCCGATTGGGTGAGTTGCCCGGCGGAAGATCTGCGTGGGTATTACGATGCGTTGAA TGATTCGCTGGAGTGCCGCATGGCGCTGGTGATCCTTCGGTTACCCCATGGGTTGGATTTCTCCCACTTAACCACGGAAATTGTGTCCGGTGAGGAATCTATGGGTAACCACCGCGCAGCGGTATCTTCTATCACGCGCAACGGATTCAAAAACGGACATGGACCATTCCACGTTGACCTGGAGTCAATGGCGGCGAGTAGCGACATTACCATGGCTCCGTCCA CCCCCGTACCGGAACCGAGATACCGCCCGCTGGACGAAAGCATCATCTACTCGACCCGCGGAGGTTCGAGCGTCCCCCGGGAGACCCTGGATCGGCTCGGGATCTTCCAGCGGAAGCAACCCAAGGGCACGATCGACGTGTGGTGGCTTTACGACGACGGTGGCCTCACAATGCTCATTCCGCACATCATGTCGATGCGTTCGAAGTGGTCCCAGTGCGAGATCCGCGTGTTCGCCCTCGCCAACCGCCAGATGGAGCTGGAGGTCGAGCAAAGGAA CATGAATAATCTGCTAACGCAGCTCAGGCTCCAGTACACCTCGCTCACAATGCTGCAAGGGGTGATGGATTCTCCCCAGCAGGCCACGATCGATATGCACCGCCGGCTGTTGGAGCGCTTCGTGGTGGGGAACGGAGCAGGCGAGGCGGAACTGTCAGCGCTGAAGGAAAAAACTCACCGCCAGCTGCGACTGCGCGAGATGCTGCTCGAGAACTCGAGCAAGGCCAACTTGATCGTTATGTCGATGCCGATGCCGAGGCTG CGCACAATTTCGGCTCCCATCTACATGTCGTGGCTGGAAATGCTGACCAAGGATATGCCGCCCTTCCTACTGGTGCGTGGTAACCAAACCTCCGTGCTCACGTTCTATTCCTGA
- the LOC129779273 gene encoding bumetanide-sensitive sodium-(potassium)-chloride cotransporter-like isoform X2, whose amino-acid sequence MVLMNFWKGFVGGGSDTLEGNLRAKKSSSVILDVGALVCNVTREPLPRLEYYRTSKRGLKRPSIGELHGEQDRKPDADAGKDDKPDGTGQGHKLGWIEGVLIPCLLNIWGVMLFLRLSWVVAQAGILHTLLIIGVSYLVCVITTLSLSAICTNGQVKGGGIYYLISRSLGPEFGASVGVVFAFANSVAASLNTIGFCNALNDLLRSYDTKIVDGDVNDVRIVGTLAIIVMVIICAVGMEWEAKAQNLLIVTIVVAIFTFLIGVIMGPSGEGEIARGFLGFSGEVFAVNLHADFRFSENTAQTFFTVFGIFFPSVTGIQAGANICGDLKDPATAIPKGTLLALVISAISYVTFVFFAGSAALRDGSGDIADFVNGTFPSCTAEGNCAYGLHNDYTVMQLMSASSGVIYAGCFAATLSTALTNLLSVPRIIQALGIDRIYPGLIFFSKGYGKHGEPYRGYGLVLIISVSFVLIANINAIAPLISNFYLASYALINFCTFHAAIVKPLGWRPSFRYYHPLLSLIGSVLCIAIMFMIDYIYTIVTIVVIFVLYLVVVYRQPDVNWGSSTQEQTYKSALSSTLQLQRIGDHVKNYHPSVLVLTGNPLNRSPLVDMAHLITKNHSLMIVGDIIRERRSHRKRHEVNAECTKFLEIRKIRGFYQPIDGVSFADGVHALIQTSGVGKLSPNIVLLGYKADWVSCPAEDLRGYYDALNDSLECRMALVILRLPHGLDFSHLTTEIVSGEESMGNHRAAVSSITRNGFKNGHGPFHVDLESMAASSDITMAPSTPVPEPRYRPLDESIIYSTRGGSSVPRETLDRLGIFQRKQPKGTIDVWWLYDDGGLTMLIPHIMSMRSKWSQCEIRVFALANRQMELEVEQRNMNNLLTQLRLQYTSLTMLQGVMDSPQQATIDMHRRLLERFVVGNGAGEAELSALKEKTHRQLRLREMLLENSSKANLIVMSMPMPRLRTISAPIYMSWLEMLTKDMPPFLLVRGNQTSVLTFYS is encoded by the exons GATGCGGACGCCGGGAAGGACGACAAACCGGATGGCACCGGCCAGGGCCACAAGCTGGGATGGATCGAGGGCGTACTGATCCCCTGTCTGCTCAACATCTGGGGCGTGATGCTGTTCCTGCGTCTCAGCTGGGTCGTTGCGCAGGCCGGGATTCTTCACACCCTGCTTATCATTGGCGTTTCGTACCTGGTGTGCGTGATCACCACCCTCTCGCTTTCGGCGATCTGCACCAACGGACAGGTTAAGGGGGGTGGCATATATTATCTGATTTCAAGATCGTTGGGACCGGAGTTTGGGGCATCGGTCGGGGTGGTGTTCGCCTTCGCGAACTCGGTAGCCGCCTCGCTGAACACTATCGGGTTCTGCAATGCGCTGAATGATCTGCTGA GATCGTACGACACAAAGATCGTCGACGGGGACGTGAATGACGTCCGCATCGTTGGCACACTGGCGATCATCGTGATGGTCATCATCTGCGCCGTCGGGATGGAGTGGGAAGCGAAGGCCCAGAATCTGCTCATCGTCACCATCGTGGTAGCCATTTTCACGTTCCTGATCGGGGTGATCATGGGACCGAGCGGTGAGGGCGAAATCGCCCGTGGATTTCTGGGATTCTCGGGCGAAGTGTTCGCCGTTAATTTGCACGCAGACTTCCGGTTCAGCGAGAATACGGCCCAGACGTTCTTCACCGTGTTCGGGATCTTCTTCCCGAGCGTTACAGGCATCCAGGCGGGGGCAAACATTTGTGGCGATTTGAAGGACCCGGCGACGGCTATTCCCAAGGGAACGCTGCTCGCGTTGGTCATCTCGGCGATATCGTACGTGACATTTGTATTCTTCGCTGGATCGGCCGCACTGCGAGATGGCTCCGGGGATATAGCGGATTTTGTGAATGGGACTTTCCCGTCCTGTACGGCCGAAGGC AACTGTGCGTATGGTCTGCACAACGATTACACCGTAATGCAGTTGATGTCAGCATCCAGCGGGGTGATTTACGCTGGCTGCTTTGCAGCCACCCTCAGCACGGCACTGACCAATCTTCTGTCGGTGCCAAGAATTATTCAAGCTCTGGGCATCGATCGCATCTATCCGGGATTGATATTTTTCTCGAAGGGATACGGTAAACACGGGGAACCTTACCGCGGCTACGGCTTGGTGCTCATAATCTCCGtgtcgtttgttttgattgcgaACATCAACGCGATCGCTCCGTTAATTTCTAACTTTTATCTGGCTTCGTACGCGTTGATCAACTTCTGTACCTTTCACGCGGCCATCGTGAAGCCTCTGGGCTGGAGACCATCCTTCCGATACTACCACCCCCTGTTAAGCCTCATCGGATCGGTACTCTGTATCGCCATCATGTTCATGATCGACTACATCTACACCATAGTGACAATCGTGGTGATCTTTGTTCTCTATCTGGTCGTTGTGTACCGCCAGCCGGACGTCAACTGGGGCTCCAGCACGCAGGAACAGACCTACAAGAGCGCTCTGTCTTCAACGCTGCAGCTGCAGCGCATTGGAGATCACGTCAAGAACTACCACCCCTCAGTGCTGGTCCTCACGGGGAACCCCCTGAATCGATCCCCACTGGTGGACATGGCTCATCTCATAACCAAGAATCATTCGCTCATGATCGTGGGCGATATCATCCGGGAGCGCCGATCGCACCGCAAGCGTCACGAGGTGAACGCGGAGTGCACGAAATTTTTGGAGATCCGAAAGATCCGTGGGTTCTATCAACCCATCGATGGGGTATCGTTCGCGGATGGTGTCCACGCGCTCATACAGACCTCCGGGGTGGGTAAGCTTTCGCCCAATATAGTGCTGCTAGGTTACAAGGCCGATTGGGTGAGTTGCCCGGCGGAAGATCTGCGTGGGTATTACGATGCGTTGAA TGATTCGCTGGAGTGCCGCATGGCGCTGGTGATCCTTCGGTTACCCCATGGGTTGGATTTCTCCCACTTAACCACGGAAATTGTGTCCGGTGAGGAATCTATGGGTAACCACCGCGCAGCGGTATCTTCTATCACGCGCAACGGATTCAAAAACGGACATGGACCATTCCACGTTGACCTGGAGTCAATGGCGGCGAGTAGCGACATTACCATGGCTCCGTCCA CCCCCGTACCGGAACCGAGATACCGCCCGCTGGACGAAAGCATCATCTACTCGACCCGCGGAGGTTCGAGCGTCCCCCGGGAGACCCTGGATCGGCTCGGGATCTTCCAGCGGAAGCAACCCAAGGGCACGATCGACGTGTGGTGGCTTTACGACGACGGTGGCCTCACAATGCTCATTCCGCACATCATGTCGATGCGTTCGAAGTGGTCCCAGTGCGAGATCCGCGTGTTCGCCCTCGCCAACCGCCAGATGGAGCTGGAGGTCGAGCAAAGGAA CATGAATAATCTGCTAACGCAGCTCAGGCTCCAGTACACCTCGCTCACAATGCTGCAAGGGGTGATGGATTCTCCCCAGCAGGCCACGATCGATATGCACCGCCGGCTGTTGGAGCGCTTCGTGGTGGGGAACGGAGCAGGCGAGGCGGAACTGTCAGCGCTGAAGGAAAAAACTCACCGCCAGCTGCGACTGCGCGAGATGCTGCTCGAGAACTCGAGCAAGGCCAACTTGATCGTTATGTCGATGCCGATGCCGAGGCTG CGCACAATTTCGGCTCCCATCTACATGTCGTGGCTGGAAATGCTGACCAAGGATATGCCGCCCTTCCTACTGGTGCGTGGTAACCAAACCTCCGTGCTCACGTTCTATTCCTGA